Proteins from one Ipomoea triloba cultivar NCNSP0323 chromosome 1, ASM357664v1 genomic window:
- the LOC116014026 gene encoding uncharacterized protein LOC116014026 isoform X2 has translation MRGRSSKQVNEVGLEVEKLKEEPHVSGAYIRTLVKQLTSSRTKDPLNSKDVDDLVGDGGISCQTRNSAKPGDSYNSETQFSQPVPQQQQPKHKKQVRRRLHTSRPYQERLLNMAEARREIVTALKFHRAAMKQQEANEQQKQQQLGRELLETSQQTPLEQEGKLKSRRNPRTYASNPTSNNFPSFMDNFSCFPISCPPQYPYSYPISSVAPPLPQESLNFPLPNQTLGLNLNLHDFNNLDTTPYFSNNNPPIYPSSSYFPIEDIQCTGLSGVCPMVDKVNTGLINEPDSGLHPVMDDKEMAEMRSIGEQHQMEWNDALNFVTSAWWFKFLKTMEISPGEEQNGEDYGCYPFHEVMEFPAWLNANENCLSDAYSDAYLQDPGLP, from the exons atgaGAGGAAGATCTTCAAAACAAGTAAATGAAGTGGGATTGGAAGTAGAAAAGCTAAAAGAAGAGCCCCATGTTTCTGGTGCCTATATTAGGACCCTTGTGAAACAGCTTACTTCTTCACGAACCAAAGATCCCTTGAATTCCAAAGATGTTGATGATTTAGTTGGAGATGGAGGGATCTCATGCCAAACCCGAAATTCAGCTAAACCTGGCGACTCTTATAATAGTGAGACGCAATTCTCTCAGCCAGTgcctcaacaacaacaacctaAGCATAAAAAGCAAGTCCGGAGAAGACTCCATACTAGCAGGCCTTATCAAGAGAGGCTTCTGAATATGGCTGAGGCTCGACGAGAGATTGTGACTGCGCTAAAGTTTCATAGAGCCGCTATGAAACAACAAGAAGCAAATGAACAACAAAAGCAACAACAGTTGGGGAGGGAGTTGTTAGAGACCTCGCAACAAACACCATTAGAACAAGAAGGGAAGTTAAAATCTCGGAGAAATCCAAGAACATATGCTTCCAATCCCACCTCCAACAATTTTCCAAGTTTCATGGATAACTTTTCCTGCTTCCCAATATCTTGTCCTCCTCAGTATCCTTACTCTTACCCAATTTCTTCAGTTGCTCCACCGCTTCCTCAAGAAAGCCTCAATTTCCCACTTCCAAACCAAACCTTAGGCTTGAATCTCAATTTGCAtgatttcaacaatttggaCACTACACCTTATTTTAGCAATAATAATCCTCCAATTTATCCATCATCTTCATACTTTCCCATTGAGGATATCCAGTGTACCGGATTATCAGGAGTGTGTCCAATGGTAGACAAGGTGAATACTGGGTTAATCAATGAACCAGATTCAGGGTTGCATCCAGTGATGGATGACAAGGAAATGGCTGAGATGAGGTCCATTGGGGAGCAGCACCAGATGGAGTGGAACGACGCATTGAATTTCGTCACTTCTGCATGGTGGTTCAAATTCTTGAAGACAATGGAAATCAGCCCTGGTGAGGAGCAAAATGGTGAAGATTATGGGTGCTATCCATTTCATGAAGTGATGGAGTTTCCAGCCTGGTTGAACGCAAATGAAAACTGCTTGAGTGATGCCTATTCTGATGCTTACTTGCAAGATCCTGGCTTGCCATG A
- the LOC116014026 gene encoding uncharacterized protein LOC116014026 isoform X1 produces the protein MRGRSSKQVNEVGLEVEKLKEEPHVSGAYIRTLVKQLTSSRTKDPLNSKDVDDLVGDGGISCQTRNSAKPGDSYNSETQFSQPVPQQQQPKHKKQVRRRLHTSRPYQERLLNMAEARREIVTALKFHRAAMKQQEANEQQKQQQLGRELLETSQQTPLEQEGKLKSRRNPRTYASNPTSNNFPSFMDNFSCFPISCPPQYPYSYPISSVAPPLPQESLNFPLPNQTLGLNLNLHDFNNLDTTPYFSNNNPPIYPSSSYFPIEDIQCTGLSGVCPMVDKVNTGLINEPDSGLHPVMDDKEMAEMRSIGEQHQMEWNDALNFVTSAWWFKFLKTMEISPGEEQNGEDYGCYPFHEVMEFPAWLNANENCLSDAYSDAYLQDPGLPCMDIEEIEGMDVEWLA, from the exons atgaGAGGAAGATCTTCAAAACAAGTAAATGAAGTGGGATTGGAAGTAGAAAAGCTAAAAGAAGAGCCCCATGTTTCTGGTGCCTATATTAGGACCCTTGTGAAACAGCTTACTTCTTCACGAACCAAAGATCCCTTGAATTCCAAAGATGTTGATGATTTAGTTGGAGATGGAGGGATCTCATGCCAAACCCGAAATTCAGCTAAACCTGGCGACTCTTATAATAGTGAGACGCAATTCTCTCAGCCAGTgcctcaacaacaacaacctaAGCATAAAAAGCAAGTCCGGAGAAGACTCCATACTAGCAGGCCTTATCAAGAGAGGCTTCTGAATATGGCTGAGGCTCGACGAGAGATTGTGACTGCGCTAAAGTTTCATAGAGCCGCTATGAAACAACAAGAAGCAAATGAACAACAAAAGCAACAACAGTTGGGGAGGGAGTTGTTAGAGACCTCGCAACAAACACCATTAGAACAAGAAGGGAAGTTAAAATCTCGGAGAAATCCAAGAACATATGCTTCCAATCCCACCTCCAACAATTTTCCAAGTTTCATGGATAACTTTTCCTGCTTCCCAATATCTTGTCCTCCTCAGTATCCTTACTCTTACCCAATTTCTTCAGTTGCTCCACCGCTTCCTCAAGAAAGCCTCAATTTCCCACTTCCAAACCAAACCTTAGGCTTGAATCTCAATTTGCAtgatttcaacaatttggaCACTACACCTTATTTTAGCAATAATAATCCTCCAATTTATCCATCATCTTCATACTTTCCCATTGAGGATATCCAGTGTACCGGATTATCAGGAGTGTGTCCAATGGTAGACAAGGTGAATACTGGGTTAATCAATGAACCAGATTCAGGGTTGCATCCAGTGATGGATGACAAGGAAATGGCTGAGATGAGGTCCATTGGGGAGCAGCACCAGATGGAGTGGAACGACGCATTGAATTTCGTCACTTCTGCATGGTGGTTCAAATTCTTGAAGACAATGGAAATCAGCCCTGGTGAGGAGCAAAATGGTGAAGATTATGGGTGCTATCCATTTCATGAAGTGATGGAGTTTCCAGCCTGGTTGAACGCAAATGAAAACTGCTTGAGTGATGCCTATTCTGATGCTTACTTGCAAGATCCTGGCTTGCCATG CATGGACATTGAGGAAATTGAAGGAATGGATGTGGAGTGGCTTGCCTAA
- the LOC116016511 gene encoding 3-ketoacyl-CoA synthase 10-like: MAAGEQCLLSTEIVNRGVESSGPDAGSLTFSVRVRRRLPDFLASVNLKYVKLGYHYLISHALYVAAVPLLVAAALSAEVGREEAWRKIWDSAVATYDLATLLSFLGVVVLTVCAYFMSKPKPIYLLDFACFKPSDDFKVTKEQFINMARSSGKFEESTLEFKKRVLESSGIGDETYVPKSIGSAENTATMKEGRAEASTVMFGALDELFQKTKIRPKDVGVLVVNCSVFNPTPSLSAMIINHYKLRGNILSFNLGGMGCSAGIIALDLARDMLQANPNNYALVVSTEMVSFNWYSGKDRSMLIPNCFFRMGCSALLLSNRRRDYGRAKYRLEHIVRTHKAADDRSFRAIYQEEDDEGKKGLKISKDLVRVGGEALKTNITTLGPLVLPVSEQLIFFATLVWGHLFGSSSRRPYIPDYKLAFDHFCVYAPSKVVLDELQANMGLRDSDMEPSRATLHRFGNTSSSSIWYELAYLEAKGKVGGGDRLWQIVFGSGFKCNSAVWRAVRRVRVPTANPWLDCVHTYPRTI; the protein is encoded by the exons ATGGCCGCCGGAGAACAGTGCCTTCTTTCCACGGAGATAGTGAACCGGGGCGTGGAGTCCTCCGGCCCCGACGCCGGTTCGCTGACGTTCTCCGTCAGGGTTCGGCGGCGGCTCCCGGATTTCCTGGCGTCGGTGAACCTCAAGTACGTGAAACTAGGGTACCATTATCTGATAAGCCACGCGCTGTACGTGGCCGCCGTGCCGCTCCTGGTGGCGGCGGCGCTCAGCGCGGAGGTGGGCCGCGAAGAGGCGTGGAGGAAGATCTGGGATAGCGCCGTCGCCACGTATGATTTGGCTACGCTCTTGTCTTTTCTTGGCGTTGTGGTGCTCACTGTTTGTGCCTACTTCATGTCCAAGCCTAAACCTATTTATCTTCTTGATTTTGCATGCTTCAAACCAAGTGATGATTTCAAG GTGACAAAGGAACAATTCATCAACATGGCCCGGAGTTCTGGAAAATTCGAGGAGTCCACCTTGGAATTCAAGAAAAGGGTGCTGGAATCCTCCGGCATCGGAGACGAAACCTACGTCCCCAAGTCAATCGGGTCGGCGGAGAACACCGCGACCATGAAAGAAGGCCGAGCGGAGGCGTCGACGGTGATGTTCGGCGCTCTAGACGAGCTGTTCCAGAAGACCAAAATCCGGCCTAAAGACGTCGGAGTTCTAGTGGTGAACTGCAGCGTTTTCAACCCCACGCCCTCGCTCTCCGCCATGATTATTAACCACTACAAGCTGAGGGGAAACATCCTGAGCTTCAACCTCGGCGGAATGGGGTGCAGCGCGGGGATCATAGCGCTGGATTTGGCCCGTGACATGCTCCAAGCTAATCCCAATAACTATGCGTTGGTTGTTAGCACTGAAATGGTGAGCTTTAATTGGTACTCCGGTAAGGACCGCTCGATGCTCATCCCTAACTGCTTCTTCCGCATGGGCTGCTCCGCCCTGCTCCTCTCCAACCGCCGCCGCGACTACGGCCGCGCCAAGTACCGCCTCGAGCACATTGTTCGGACTCACAAAGCCGCCGACGACCGCTCCTTCAG GGCTATCTATCAAGAAGAGGATGATGAAGGCAAGAAGGGTTTGAAGATCAGCAAAGACTTAGTCCGAGTAGGGGGAGAGGCACTGAAGACCAACATAACCACACTGGGCCCACTAGTCTTACCGGTGTCGGAGCAGCTCATCTTCTTTGCAACGCTGGTGTGGGGCCACCTGTTTGGCTCCTCCTCGCGGCGGCCGTACATACCGGACTACAAGCTGGCCTTCGACCACTTCTGCGTCTACGCGCCCAGCAAGGTGGTTCTGGACGAGCTGCAGGCCAACATGGGGCTGAGGGACAGCGACATGGAGCCCAGTCGCGCCACGTTGCATCGCTTCGGCAACACTTCCAGTAGCAGCATATGGTACGAGCTGGCGTACCTAGAGGCCAAGGGGAAGGTGGGCGGCGGCGACCGCCTCTGGCAGATCGTGTTCGGGTCCGGTTTCAAGTGCAACAGCGCCGTGTGGCGGGCCGTGCGCCGCGTTAGGGTGCCCACTGCCAACCCCTGGCTCGATTGCGTCCACACCTATCCTCGGACCATCTAG